The proteins below come from a single Miscanthus floridulus cultivar M001 chromosome 1, ASM1932011v1, whole genome shotgun sequence genomic window:
- the LOC136509895 gene encoding uncharacterized protein produces the protein MNTAMATTSLSLQGRPSHAPTRKLSSPFLGAPASFLRPLAPAPAAGPSSRRTLAVRAMAPPKPGGKAKKVVGLIKLALEAGKATPAPPVGPALGAKGVNIMAFCKEYNAKTADKPGYIIPVEITVFDDKSFTFVLKTPPASVLLLKAAGVEKGSKEPQRAKVGKVTADQVRAIAQEKLPDLNCKSIDSAMRIIAGTATNMGIDIDPPILVKKEKVLL, from the exons ATGAACACAGCCATGGCCACCACTTCCTTATCCCTCCAAGGCCGCCCTTCCCATGCCCCCACCAGGAAGCTCTCCTCCCCGTTCCTCGGCGCCCCCGCGTCCTTCCTCCGGCCGctggcgcccgcgcccgccgccggccCCTCCTCGCGGCGGACGCTCGCTGTCAGGGCCATGGCGCCGCCCAAGCCGGGAGGCAAGGCCAAGAAAG TGGTAGGCCTTATAAAGCTGGCCCTCGAAGCCGGCAAGGCGACGCCGGCGCCGCCCGTCGGCCCGGCGCTTGGTGCCAAGGGTGTCAACATCATGGCGTTCTGCAAGGAGTACAATGCCAAGACGGCCGACAAGCCTGGCTACATCATCCCCGTCGAGATCACCGTGTTTGAT GATAAGAGCTTTACCTTCGTCTTAAAGACCCCTCCGGCTTCAGTCCTGCTACTCAAGGCTGCAG GTGTCGAAAAAGGTTCGAAAGAGCCACAGCGAGCGAAGGTGGGAAAAGTAACAGCGGATCAAGTGCGTGCAATAGCTCAAGAGAAGTTACCGGACTTGAACTGCAAGAGCATCGACTCTGCTATGAGGATCATCGCTGGCACTGCCACTAACATGGGCATCGATATCGATCCTCCAATCCTTGTGAAGAAGGAAAAGGTCCTCTTATAG